The Synechococcus sp. BL107 nucleotide sequence AGTGTTTTTCCCGAAATTAGAAACCTTTCAGGAGTGGTATCAGGGGGTTGTTAATGCGGAGACTCAGGGAGGTTTTGTGAATGTACCGATGAGCGACCTGGATGGTGAGTACCTCGTTGTGCGTCCGCAGGCGGTGATTGGTGTTCGGGTAGAACCACAGTTTTCGGCAGTCGATGACGCCTGAGCGGCTTGGCCTGCTGTGGGGAATCACCGTGTTCTCCGGGGCAGCAGCGCGTTTGGTGGCGGCCTTCTCCGGGTTGCCCGGGGTGGTTTTGCTCTTGCTTTCAGGACTGTTGATTGGGCGGTCGGGGCTAGGGCTTGTGGAACCCCTCGATCTCGGCCCGGGCCTCGGGACGATCGTTGGACTCCTGGTCAGCCTTGTGCTCTTCGACGGGGGCATGAACCTCCGTCTGCCTGGCGACACGATTAAGGCAACGGTGCAGCGCATCGCTGTTCTGCGGTTGGTGATTTCCCTTGGTGGTGGCTTGCTTGCGGCCCATTGGTTAGCGGGTCTGAGTTGGTCGGTGGCAGCTGTGTTCAGTGCAATTGTTTTGGCCACAGGCCCAACTGTGGTTACCCCGTTGGTGCGTCAAATCCGCTTGGCAGCTCCGCTGGGGGATGTGCTGGAGGCTGAAGGTCTGCTGTTAGAGCCCATTGGGGCCGTTCTTGCGTTGTTGTTGTTGGAGTTAGTGCTCGGGAACCTTCATGGCTGGAGGGAGCTGGCGATTGGTTTGCTATCCCGGCTTGGTGGTGGAGTGTTGATTGGTGCGGGGGTGGGGTGGCTTCTCTCAGAGGTGTTGCGTCGTCTTAAGCCTGAGCAATCCTCTGGTTTGCCCTTGCAACTGAGTTTGGGGATGCTGTTTCTGATGTATGGCGTCAGTGAGTGGCTGTTGCCGGAATCAGCATTGCCTGCGTCCGTTGCGGCGGGAATCGTTGTGGGGCGTCGGCCTGGCTTTTACACAGCTGAATTTGAACGTTTGATTCAAGAGCTAGCGCAGTTGTCGATCACGATGCTTTTTCCCTTGCTGGCGGCGGATGTGTCTTGGGCTGAACTCAGTCCTTTGGGCTGGGGCGGAATTCTTTGTGTTCTCACGTTGATGTTTGTCGTGCGGCCTATTGGTGTTGGTGTTGCCACGATTGGGTTGCCATTAGACCTCCAGCAAAGGTTGTTTCTCGGTTGGCTCGCGCCCCGTGGCATCGTCACGGCGTCTGTGGCCTCGTTGTTCTCCATTCGTCTGGAGCAAGCCGGAATTCTTGGAGCTGGCCGTTTGCAGGGTTTGGTTTTTTTAACGATTTTGATGACTGTGGGCTTGCAGGGGCTGACAGCTCAGCCTTTGGCGCGAATGCTGGGGTTGATCCAAACGGATTCGGAGTCCGGCGAGGAGGAATCAGCTGAGGCAGCGCTGAAGGCGGGGTAAGTCGTCGCTAATTTTTGCCAGTAGCGACCAAGTGGTGAGGAGGTCGGGGCCCTGCAAGCGACCCAGAAGTGCAGCGCGCAGCGATTTCATCATCACGCCTTTTTTCACCCCAGCAGCTTTCGCCGCATTGCCAAGAAGTGTTTGGGCCTGGTCGAGATCGGTTCCCAT carries:
- a CDS encoding sodium:proton antiporter, whose amino-acid sequence is MTPERLGLLWGITVFSGAAARLVAAFSGLPGVVLLLLSGLLIGRSGLGLVEPLDLGPGLGTIVGLLVSLVLFDGGMNLRLPGDTIKATVQRIAVLRLVISLGGGLLAAHWLAGLSWSVAAVFSAIVLATGPTVVTPLVRQIRLAAPLGDVLEAEGLLLEPIGAVLALLLLELVLGNLHGWRELAIGLLSRLGGGVLIGAGVGWLLSEVLRRLKPEQSSGLPLQLSLGMLFLMYGVSEWLLPESALPASVAAGIVVGRRPGFYTAEFERLIQELAQLSITMLFPLLAADVSWAELSPLGWGGILCVLTLMFVVRPIGVGVATIGLPLDLQQRLFLGWLAPRGIVTASVASLFSIRLEQAGILGAGRLQGLVFLTILMTVGLQGLTAQPLARMLGLIQTDSESGEEESAEAALKAG